Proteins encoded in a region of the Roseomonas haemaphysalidis genome:
- a CDS encoding ABC transporter substrate-binding protein has protein sequence MTAIDRRALLALSALGTLAAPRLARAQAAPLAVLSHRVHQTVATAAPGGDVTAPFSRASGAAVQWTTFDIGPLWDRLQREASLSEGNVDVGFVLNTQVTPRAAALFEPLDAWMARDPIEAPEDLFPGLVQGFRVGGAQVALPVRHSSSGLHYNAEILEKRGITEPPRTIEALEEVALRCSYREGGPPVVGLVIPGVAYANVIDIARAWNGDFITPDFRCVAAEPPMLNAIRLLRRLFEANAFPRTFSAIGTEDVNTWMQTGRAAMALTGMSRNRLYNDPSKGRFAGRIMTAAVPVSETLRGQFEVAPAKVEFWGMAIPRNARRKDLSWAFIKAMLTRQATLAMALGGNGPVRNSTYEDPQLKATIPYAEEERRVLRVARVPLPAFDEAARAGDLFKEEAEAAVLGMKTPEAAMRSLTERVAPLLPRP, from the coding sequence ATGACCGCCATCGACCGCCGGGCCCTGCTGGCCCTCTCCGCCCTCGGCACGCTTGCCGCGCCCCGCCTGGCGCGGGCGCAGGCCGCGCCGCTCGCCGTGCTGTCCCACCGCGTGCACCAGACCGTCGCCACGGCGGCGCCGGGCGGCGATGTCACGGCGCCCTTCAGCCGCGCCAGCGGCGCGGCGGTGCAGTGGACCACCTTCGACATCGGTCCGCTGTGGGACCGGCTGCAGCGCGAGGCCTCGCTGTCCGAGGGCAACGTCGATGTCGGCTTCGTGCTGAACACCCAGGTCACGCCGCGCGCCGCCGCGCTGTTCGAGCCGCTGGACGCGTGGATGGCGCGCGACCCGATCGAGGCGCCGGAGGACCTGTTCCCCGGGCTGGTGCAGGGCTTCCGCGTCGGCGGGGCGCAGGTGGCGCTGCCAGTACGCCATTCCTCCTCCGGCCTGCACTACAACGCCGAGATCCTGGAGAAGCGCGGTATCACGGAGCCGCCGCGCACGATCGAGGCGCTGGAGGAGGTGGCGCTGCGCTGCTCCTACCGCGAGGGTGGGCCGCCGGTGGTCGGGCTGGTGATCCCCGGCGTCGCCTACGCCAATGTCATCGATATCGCCCGCGCCTGGAACGGCGACTTCATCACCCCCGACTTCCGCTGCGTCGCCGCCGAGCCGCCAATGCTCAACGCCATCCGCCTGCTGCGTCGGCTGTTCGAGGCCAATGCCTTTCCGCGCACCTTCTCGGCCATCGGCACCGAGGACGTGAACACCTGGATGCAGACCGGCCGCGCCGCCATGGCGCTGACGGGGATGAGCCGCAACCGGTTGTACAACGACCCCTCCAAGGGCCGCTTCGCCGGGCGGATCATGACCGCCGCCGTGCCGGTCAGCGAAACGTTGCGCGGGCAGTTTGAGGTGGCGCCGGCGAAGGTGGAATTCTGGGGCATGGCGATCCCGCGCAACGCCCGGCGCAAGGACCTGTCCTGGGCCTTCATCAAGGCGATGCTGACGCGGCAAGCCACGCTGGCCATGGCACTCGGTGGCAACGGCCCGGTCCGCAACAGCACCTATGAGGATCCACAATTGAAGGCCACGATCCCCTATGCGGAGGAGGAGCGCCGCGTGTTGCGCGTCGCCCGCGTGCCGCTGCCGGCCTTCGACGAAGCAGCCCGCGCTGGAGACCTGTTCAAGGAGGAGGCGGAAGCCGCAGTGCTCGGCATGAAGACGCCTGAAGCCGCCATGCGCAGTCTGACAGAGCGGGTGGCGCCCTTGTTGCCGCGCCCTTAG
- a CDS encoding NAD-dependent epimerase/dehydratase family protein — MTDAEPARPVAALTGGTGFIGQHVAAALAAAGWKVRLLCRRDIVSPRLADVTPELVLGDLADPAALRRLVAGATAVVHLAGLTKARNRDGFMQVNRDGTALLSRTVAAENPAARCVLVSSLAAREPALSAYAASKRAGEDVVGPAWTILRPGVVYGPGDQEGRALQRLARAPFAARVRAPAVKLAMVHATDLAEAIAALCADDEAGGRYEIADHRPEGYGMEEILHLVAELLGRRPPRMVTLPDQVFNLAGMAADGFALATGRQGIFGYGKTRELLHRDWSVRPGATIPRGLWSPRISLAAGMQDTLRWWQTHSSRTH, encoded by the coding sequence GTGACCGATGCGGAACCGGCGCGTCCTGTCGCGGCGCTGACGGGGGGCACTGGTTTCATCGGGCAGCATGTCGCGGCGGCTTTGGCCGCCGCCGGCTGGAAGGTGCGGCTGCTGTGCCGGCGCGACATTGTTTCCCCCCGCCTGGCCGACGTCACGCCTGAACTGGTGCTGGGCGACCTGGCCGACCCCGCCGCACTGCGCCGCCTTGTGGCAGGCGCAACCGCCGTGGTGCACTTGGCCGGGCTGACCAAGGCCCGGAACCGCGATGGCTTCATGCAGGTCAACCGGGATGGCACGGCCCTGCTGTCCCGGACGGTGGCAGCGGAAAACCCGGCGGCACGCTGCGTTCTCGTTTCCTCGCTGGCCGCGCGGGAGCCGGCTCTTTCTGCCTACGCCGCCAGCAAACGGGCGGGCGAGGATGTGGTCGGCCCGGCTTGGACCATCCTGCGCCCAGGCGTCGTCTACGGGCCCGGTGACCAGGAAGGCCGCGCGCTGCAAAGGCTGGCCAGGGCCCCCTTTGCAGCGCGGGTCCGCGCCCCTGCCGTGAAACTGGCCATGGTGCATGCCACGGACCTGGCGGAGGCCATCGCCGCGCTGTGCGCGGACGATGAGGCCGGGGGCCGCTACGAGATCGCCGATCATCGCCCCGAAGGATACGGCATGGAGGAGATTCTGCATCTGGTGGCCGAACTGCTCGGGCGCCGCCCTCCGCGCATGGTGACGCTGCCGGATCAGGTCTTCAACTTGGCGGGCATGGCGGCGGATGGCTTCGCATTGGCGACCGGCCGGCAGGGTATCTTCGGCTACGGCAAGACACGCGAGCTGCTGCACCGCGACTGGAGTGTCCGGCCCGGCGCTACCATCCCACGGGGTCTTTGGTCACCGAGAATATCCCTGGCTGCGGGAATGCAAGACACGCTGCGATGGTGGCAAACGCATTCCTCGAGAACGCACTGA
- a CDS encoding fatty acyl-AMP ligase has product MLASIPTASGLPRRRNDFTTLIDALDYAAQGATGLAFHTARDGHMASLTYHALREDARALAQRLLGAGLRRGDRVAMLADTSPDFVRAFFASQYAGLVPVPLPLPPPFGGRDTYIALIERLMRGARVSALFTPADFLSWLEPLAGQLGLKVFGTLAELDAVQPAAAPAVPSGPDDIAYLQFSSGSTRYPTGVAVHQHAVISNASGIMLHGLKVRDGDRAMSWLPFYHDMGLVGFLLTPMTAQLSIDLMPTSDFARRPLRWLSILSDNRGTLSFSPSFGYELCVRRRAATQPEFDLSSWRVAGLGGDMIRPGVLAGFAEAFAPNGFRAEAFVPSYGMAEATLAISFAKLGEGVRTDEIDLGHLEREGWAVPAEPGATQRREFVRCGAPLPGHRVEIRDAEGALLPERQAGRILVQGPSIMLGYDGQPEKTAEVLSADGWLDTGDIGYLLDGEIVITGRAKDLMLVNGRNIWPQDLEWSIEQAMPGVRAGDVAAFSLEQGDAGEHVVVLIEARGAAGPDAQEQLVTEASGVLRARHGLEARVVLVRPGSLPQTSSGKLSRAWARRRYLAGDFTSRDERREIA; this is encoded by the coding sequence ATGTTGGCATCCATCCCGACCGCGAGCGGCCTGCCGCGGCGTCGCAACGACTTCACGACGCTGATCGACGCGCTGGACTATGCCGCGCAGGGCGCCACGGGGCTGGCCTTCCACACGGCGCGGGACGGCCACATGGCCAGCCTAACCTACCATGCCCTGCGCGAGGACGCCCGCGCCCTGGCGCAGCGGCTGCTCGGCGCCGGCCTGCGGCGCGGCGACCGCGTCGCGATGCTGGCCGATACCTCGCCCGACTTCGTGCGCGCCTTCTTCGCCAGCCAGTATGCCGGGCTGGTGCCGGTGCCGTTGCCGCTGCCGCCGCCCTTCGGCGGCCGCGACACCTATATCGCGCTGATCGAGCGGCTGATGCGCGGCGCGCGGGTTTCGGCCCTGTTCACGCCCGCCGACTTCCTGTCCTGGCTGGAGCCGCTGGCCGGGCAGCTCGGGCTCAAGGTCTTCGGGACCCTGGCGGAGCTTGATGCCGTGCAGCCCGCGGCGGCGCCGGCCGTGCCGAGTGGGCCGGACGACATCGCCTACCTGCAGTTTTCATCCGGCAGCACCCGGTACCCGACCGGCGTCGCGGTGCACCAGCACGCCGTCATCAGCAACGCTTCCGGGATCATGCTGCATGGCCTGAAGGTCCGGGATGGCGACCGGGCGATGTCCTGGCTGCCGTTTTATCATGACATGGGACTGGTGGGCTTTCTGCTGACGCCCATGACGGCGCAGCTCTCGATCGACCTGATGCCGACGTCGGACTTTGCCCGCCGCCCGCTGCGCTGGCTGTCCATCCTGTCGGACAACCGCGGCACGCTGTCCTTCAGCCCCAGCTTCGGCTACGAGCTCTGCGTCCGCCGTCGTGCCGCCACGCAACCTGAGTTCGATTTGTCGTCCTGGCGCGTCGCCGGGCTGGGCGGCGACATGATCCGCCCCGGCGTGTTGGCCGGCTTCGCCGAGGCCTTCGCGCCCAACGGCTTCCGCGCCGAGGCTTTCGTGCCGAGCTACGGCATGGCCGAAGCGACGCTGGCCATCAGCTTCGCCAAGCTGGGCGAGGGCGTGCGGACGGACGAGATCGACCTCGGGCACCTGGAGCGGGAAGGCTGGGCGGTGCCGGCGGAGCCCGGCGCCACGCAGCGCCGCGAATTCGTCCGCTGCGGCGCGCCGCTGCCAGGCCACCGCGTGGAGATCCGCGACGCCGAGGGGGCCCTGCTGCCGGAACGCCAGGCCGGCCGCATTCTGGTTCAGGGGCCGAGCATCATGCTCGGCTATGACGGGCAGCCCGAGAAGACCGCCGAGGTGCTGTCCGCCGATGGCTGGCTGGACACCGGCGACATCGGCTACCTCCTGGACGGCGAGATCGTCATCACCGGCCGCGCCAAGGACCTGATGCTGGTCAACGGCCGCAACATCTGGCCGCAGGACCTGGAATGGTCCATCGAGCAGGCCATGCCGGGCGTGCGCGCCGGCGATGTCGCCGCCTTTTCGCTGGAGCAGGGCGACGCCGGCGAGCATGTGGTCGTGCTGATCGAGGCCCGTGGCGCTGCCGGGCCGGATGCGCAGGAGCAGCTGGTGACGGAGGCCAGCGGCGTGTTGCGCGCCCGCCACGGGCTGGAAGCGCGGGTCGTGTTGGTGCGCCCTGGCAGCCTGCCGCAAACCTCGTCCGGCAAGCTGAGCCGTGCCTGGGCCCGCCGGCGCTATCTCGCCGGGGATTTCACGTCCCGGGATGAAAGACGGGAAATCGCGTGA
- a CDS encoding sugar phosphate nucleotidyltransferase, with protein sequence MILCAGQGRRLLPLTQNRPKCMLPVAGRPVLEWQLRALAENGITDVTVVTGFAAEVVDAMLLEVGELGRGVRTQFNPFFAVSDNTGSCFLVRDVIEGGSRYSGGCVLLNGDTLFEPGILRALLANAANAITVTIDRKPTYDADDMKVSLEGDRLRAIGKALPLDTVHGESIGMLLFREEGGRHFAEGVEAALRQPEGLKRWYLSVINALSASIPVGVVSIEGLSWGEIDFPADVAQAELLGQRWLQAEAG encoded by the coding sequence GTGATATTGTGTGCTGGTCAGGGCCGGCGGCTTTTACCTCTCACGCAAAATCGGCCAAAATGCATGCTGCCTGTGGCCGGCCGCCCCGTGCTGGAATGGCAACTCCGCGCCCTGGCGGAGAATGGCATCACCGACGTCACCGTGGTGACCGGCTTCGCCGCCGAGGTGGTGGACGCCATGCTGCTGGAGGTGGGCGAGCTGGGCCGCGGGGTCCGCACGCAGTTCAATCCCTTCTTCGCGGTGTCCGACAACACCGGAAGTTGTTTTCTGGTGCGGGACGTGATCGAGGGCGGCAGCCGCTATTCGGGCGGCTGCGTGCTGCTGAACGGCGACACGCTGTTCGAGCCCGGTATCCTGCGCGCCCTTCTGGCAAACGCCGCCAATGCCATCACGGTCACCATCGACCGCAAGCCCACCTACGATGCCGACGACATGAAGGTCTCGCTTGAAGGCGACCGGCTGCGTGCCATCGGCAAGGCCTTGCCGCTGGACACGGTGCACGGGGAATCCATCGGCATGCTGCTGTTCCGGGAGGAAGGCGGCCGGCATTTCGCCGAGGGCGTGGAAGCGGCGCTGCGCCAGCCCGAGGGGCTGAAGCGCTGGTACCTGTCGGTGATCAACGCGCTGTCCGCCAGCATCCCGGTCGGCGTCGTCTCGATCGAGGGACTGTCCTGGGGCGAGATCGACTTCCCGGCCGACGTGGCGCAGGCCGAGCTGCTCGGGCAACGCTGGCTGCAGGCGGAAGCGGGCTAG
- a CDS encoding nucleotidyltransferase family protein: MSGVTAVILAGSRAGAADPMAVAGGVSHKALLPVGGVPMLSRVVQALRASPGIGQVVVMIEAPARSLSGYAAPSGLLLREAAGSPSRSVAAALEEFGTPLLVTTADHALLTPAMVAHFMDNVPPGTDVAAGLARAETVLAAWPGTRRTWLRFRDGRFSGCNLFWMGGPGAAAVVRFWRRVEENRKVPLAMISLLGPLALLRFALGRLRLDAALGLLGRRAGGARLAAVELPFAEAAVDVDKPDDLALAEAVLARR, from the coding sequence GTGAGCGGCGTCACTGCCGTCATCCTGGCCGGCAGCCGGGCGGGGGCCGCCGACCCGATGGCCGTCGCCGGCGGGGTGTCGCACAAGGCGCTGCTGCCGGTGGGCGGGGTGCCGATGCTGTCGCGCGTCGTCCAGGCACTGCGGGCCAGCCCCGGCATCGGCCAGGTGGTGGTGATGATCGAGGCGCCGGCACGCAGCCTGTCGGGCTACGCGGCCCCGTCCGGGCTGCTGTTGCGCGAGGCCGCGGGCTCGCCCAGCCGCAGCGTCGCCGCCGCGCTGGAAGAATTTGGCACGCCGCTGCTGGTCACCACCGCCGACCACGCGCTGCTGACGCCGGCAATGGTGGCGCACTTCATGGACAACGTGCCGCCCGGCACCGATGTCGCGGCCGGGCTGGCGCGGGCCGAAACGGTGCTGGCCGCCTGGCCGGGCACGCGCCGCACCTGGCTGCGCTTCCGCGACGGGCGCTTCAGCGGCTGCAACCTGTTCTGGATGGGTGGCCCCGGTGCGGCGGCGGTGGTGCGGTTCTGGCGGCGGGTGGAAGAAAACCGCAAGGTGCCGCTGGCCATGATCTCGCTGCTCGGGCCGCTGGCACTGCTGCGCTTCGCGCTCGGCCGGCTGCGGCTGGACGCGGCGCTCGGGCTGCTGGGCCGCCGCGCCGGCGGCGCCCGGCTGGCCGCGGTGGAGCTGCCCTTCGCCGAGGCCGCGGTGGATGTCGACAAACCGGACGACCTGGCGCTGGCCGAGGCCGTCCTGGCCCGGCGCTAG
- a CDS encoding GNAT family N-acetyltransferase, translating to MSAEWGSPPVEVVPAAGRAAMEAFIRLPERLMAGDSSWIAPLRQERRMALSARHNPFFRHAEAAFWLARRGGRVVGRISAQHDRLAPTAADGSAAGHFGLLAAEDDPAVFAALLGTAEAWCRARGLGHVSGPFSLSINEETGLLVQGFDTPPMLMMPHDPPYAGAHLERLGYQGEQDLLAYRVDTAPPLPAATTALVRRGLPEGIVLRPLRRDRLRQEVGLLVEIFNEAWSGNWGFVPLTPEEVDAMAAALKPLLRERLVWFAETEGRAVAFAVCLPNLNEAIRDLSGRLLPLGWAKLLWRLKAGRTTTARVPLMGVRRDYADGMLGRLLPLFIVDTLRREALAQGIQTIEMSWVLAGNRPMRRLAEAVGGEAYKTYRIYGRSLAA from the coding sequence ATGAGCGCTGAATGGGGCAGCCCGCCGGTGGAGGTGGTGCCCGCGGCCGGCCGGGCGGCGATGGAAGCCTTTATCCGGCTGCCGGAGCGGCTGATGGCGGGCGACTCAAGCTGGATCGCGCCGTTGCGCCAGGAGCGGCGCATGGCGCTGTCCGCCCGGCACAACCCGTTCTTCCGCCATGCCGAGGCCGCCTTCTGGCTGGCCCGGCGCGGCGGCCGGGTGGTCGGGCGCATCAGCGCGCAACACGACCGACTGGCACCCACCGCCGCCGACGGCAGCGCAGCCGGGCATTTCGGCCTCTTGGCGGCCGAGGACGACCCGGCGGTCTTCGCGGCGCTGCTCGGCACGGCCGAGGCCTGGTGCCGGGCGCGCGGCCTGGGGCATGTCAGCGGCCCGTTCAGCCTGTCGATCAACGAGGAAACCGGGCTGCTGGTGCAGGGCTTCGACACGCCGCCGATGCTGATGATGCCGCACGACCCACCCTATGCCGGCGCGCATCTGGAACGCCTGGGCTACCAGGGCGAGCAGGACCTGCTGGCCTACCGCGTGGACACCGCGCCGCCGCTGCCGGCGGCGACCACCGCACTGGTCCGGCGCGGCCTGCCGGAAGGCATCGTGTTGCGGCCGCTGCGGCGCGACCGGCTGCGGCAGGAGGTCGGGCTGCTGGTCGAGATCTTCAACGAGGCCTGGTCCGGCAACTGGGGCTTCGTGCCGCTGACGCCGGAGGAAGTGGATGCCATGGCCGCCGCGCTGAAGCCCCTGCTGCGGGAGCGGCTGGTGTGGTTCGCGGAGACCGAGGGACGCGCCGTGGCCTTCGCGGTCTGCCTGCCCAACCTGAACGAGGCGATCCGCGACCTGTCGGGCCGGCTGCTGCCGCTGGGCTGGGCCAAGCTGCTGTGGCGGCTGAAGGCCGGCCGGACCACCACCGCCCGGGTACCGCTGATGGGCGTGCGGCGGGACTATGCGGATGGCATGCTGGGCCGGCTGCTGCCGCTGTTCATCGTCGACACGCTGCGGCGCGAGGCGCTAGCCCAGGGCATCCAAACCATCGAGATGTCCTGGGTGCTGGCCGGCAACCGGCCGATGCGCCGGCTGGCCGAGGCGGTGGGCGGGGAAGCCTACAAGACCTACCGGATCTATGGCCGGAGCCTTGCGGCGTGA
- a CDS encoding LptF/LptG family permease — protein MIRRRYLSRLFLGRVVAALLGLAGLLQLLDLLDNASDVLSRGGSGELWLYAARRLPSVLAQMMPLAVLIAAMLSLRRLAMTSEMAALRSAGVPVRSVLSAMLPVCLLAVLAQGVLSSVVAPRTERALAEWMARTDSRAIKPPSANPPRIWMRVGRDIVGIDRISPDGRELQGVLLVTRSPERLILARTDARRASRTTEGWVLHDVSVAAPGGETLRHLAEQPWPQGPAPAEIVEAARPTNAQTPGLLTRSLRGEQPAARGPAFFTTRLHESAARLLSPLVMLLLAAPMAFATPRRGAQMLAPLLCLALGLGFLLSGGLLGALGEAAILPAPLAVWSVPVVFATIGAMLLMHYDER, from the coding sequence GTGATCCGCCGCCGCTATCTGTCGCGACTGTTCCTCGGGCGGGTGGTCGCGGCGCTGCTCGGCCTCGCCGGGCTGCTGCAGCTGCTCGACCTGCTGGACAATGCCAGCGACGTGCTGTCGCGCGGCGGTTCCGGCGAGCTGTGGCTGTATGCCGCGCGGCGGCTGCCCAGCGTGCTGGCGCAGATGATGCCGCTGGCGGTGCTGATCGCGGCCATGCTGTCGTTGCGCCGTTTGGCGATGACGTCGGAGATGGCGGCGCTGCGCTCGGCCGGCGTGCCGGTGCGCTCCGTGCTGTCCGCCATGCTGCCGGTCTGCCTGCTGGCGGTGCTGGCCCAGGGCGTGCTGTCCAGCGTCGTGGCGCCGCGCACCGAGCGGGCGCTGGCAGAATGGATGGCGCGCACCGACAGCCGCGCCATCAAGCCGCCTTCCGCCAACCCGCCGCGCATCTGGATGCGCGTGGGGCGGGACATCGTCGGCATCGACCGCATCTCGCCGGACGGGCGGGAATTGCAGGGCGTGCTGCTGGTCACCCGCTCGCCCGAGCGGCTGATCCTGGCGCGCACGGACGCGCGGCGGGCCAGCCGGACAACGGAAGGCTGGGTGCTGCACGATGTCAGCGTCGCGGCCCCCGGCGGCGAAACGCTGCGCCACCTTGCCGAGCAGCCTTGGCCGCAAGGCCCCGCGCCGGCCGAGATCGTCGAGGCCGCGCGGCCGACCAATGCGCAGACGCCGGGCCTGTTGACCCGCTCGCTGCGCGGCGAGCAGCCGGCCGCACGTGGCCCCGCCTTTTTCACCACCCGGCTGCACGAAAGCGCCGCCCGCCTGCTGTCCCCCCTGGTCATGCTGCTGCTGGCGGCGCCCATGGCCTTCGCCACGCCGCGGCGTGGCGCGCAGATGCTGGCGCCACTGCTGTGCCTGGCGCTGGGGCTGGGCTTCCTGTTGTCCGGTGGCCTGCTTGGTGCCCTGGGAGAGGCCGCCATCCTGCCGGCGCCGCTGGCGGTCTGGTCGGTGCCGGTGGTCTTCGCGACGATCGGGGCCATGCTGCTGATGCATTACGATGAGCGCTGA
- a CDS encoding LptF/LptG family permease has protein sequence MRGYLLRLLVRPLLTTLVVVLPALLLERLLRLFDLLAPSGAMSPIIQLLLYLSPHYIGLALPAALFISVFSVIAASSEHHELDALQSIGVSLARLCRPFLWVSVLLAVGGLGLYGYLQPLGRYHYRAALDAATHAGWNAAVVPGEFIRIGRRLSVTADRVDEATGQLSGVFIEQRHPDGAVSTTTAQAGWLTSQTDAGQLVLELQDGAQVTVAPDGQVTTLQFGTSSLTRHFTIAVAVFRPRGDDEREMTLDELWTRRTTLTPPPEGTAPVPARRLVAELHGRLVRAASLAVLPLLAVPMALGAQRSRRWYGAVLSALILMFYHHAVQLAESLGDLGVMDPRIMLWGVFAAFTLFCVMTFRRAQRHPQEGPFDAFFARIEDIMGAGLARLPRRRGAAR, from the coding sequence GTGCGCGGCTACCTGCTGCGGCTGCTGGTGCGGCCGCTGCTGACCACGCTGGTCGTGGTGCTGCCGGCGCTGCTACTCGAACGGCTGCTGCGGTTGTTCGACCTGCTGGCACCCAGCGGGGCGATGAGCCCGATCATCCAGCTGCTGCTGTATCTTTCGCCGCATTACATCGGGCTTGCCTTGCCGGCGGCGCTGTTCATCAGCGTCTTTTCCGTGATCGCGGCCAGCAGCGAGCACCATGAGCTGGACGCCCTGCAAAGCATCGGCGTATCGCTGGCGCGGCTGTGCCGGCCGTTCCTGTGGGTCAGCGTGCTGCTGGCGGTGGGTGGTCTTGGCCTCTACGGCTACCTGCAGCCGCTGGGGCGCTACCACTACCGCGCGGCGCTGGATGCGGCGACGCATGCGGGCTGGAACGCCGCCGTGGTGCCGGGCGAATTCATCCGCATCGGCCGCCGGCTGAGCGTCACCGCCGACCGGGTCGACGAGGCGACCGGCCAGCTGAGCGGCGTGTTCATCGAGCAGCGGCACCCGGACGGCGCCGTCTCCACCACCACGGCGCAGGCCGGCTGGCTGACCAGCCAGACGGATGCCGGCCAGCTGGTGCTGGAGCTGCAGGACGGCGCGCAGGTCACCGTAGCGCCCGATGGCCAGGTGACGACGCTGCAGTTCGGCACCTCCAGCCTGACCCGCCACTTCACCATCGCTGTCGCCGTGTTCCGCCCGCGCGGCGACGACGAACGGGAGATGACGCTGGACGAGCTCTGGACCCGCCGCACGACGCTGACGCCGCCGCCGGAGGGCACCGCGCCGGTGCCGGCCCGCCGGTTGGTGGCGGAGCTGCACGGCCGCCTGGTGCGCGCCGCCTCGCTGGCCGTGCTGCCCCTGCTGGCGGTGCCCATGGCGCTCGGCGCGCAGCGCTCGCGGCGCTGGTACGGGGCGGTGCTGTCGGCGCTGATCCTGATGTTCTACCACCACGCGGTGCAGCTCGCGGAATCGCTGGGCGACCTCGGGGTGATGGACCCGCGGATCATGCTGTGGGGTGTCTTCGCGGCCTTCACACTGTTCTGCGTGATGACCTTCCGCCGGGCGCAGCGGCACCCGCAGGAAGGCCCGTTCGATGCCTTCTTCGCCAGGATCGAGGACATTATGGGCGCCGGGCTGGCGCGCCTGCCGCGCCGGCGCGGGGCGGCGCGGTGA
- a CDS encoding HIT family protein, protein MTSATLSKFGYPSNLVGQTEHWTVLLRPEQPTLGSLVLICREPVTAFGAASPAAFAGLATVVARIEATLGRFVQYEKINYLMLMMLDPDVHFHVIPRYAGSRSQAGVMVEDHGWPAAPALGQAVTPDAAQQAQLVAALRALWDGQSS, encoded by the coding sequence ATGACAAGCGCGACGTTGAGCAAATTCGGATATCCTTCAAACCTGGTCGGCCAGACCGAGCATTGGACCGTGCTGCTGCGGCCCGAGCAACCGACCCTGGGCAGCTTGGTGCTGATCTGCCGCGAGCCGGTGACAGCCTTCGGCGCGGCCAGCCCCGCGGCCTTTGCCGGGCTCGCGACCGTCGTGGCGCGGATCGAAGCCACGCTCGGGCGCTTCGTGCAATACGAGAAAATCAACTATCTGATGCTGATGATGCTCGATCCGGACGTGCATTTCCATGTGATCCCCCGCTATGCGGGCAGCCGCAGCCAGGCCGGCGTGATGGTCGAGGACCACGGCTGGCCGGCGGCGCCCGCGCTGGGCCAGGCGGTCACCCCCGATGCCGCGCAGCAGGCCCAGTTGGTCGCGGCATTGCGGGCGCTCTGGGACGGACAGTCCAGCTGA
- a CDS encoding DUF2141 domain-containing protein, whose amino-acid sequence MQGLEYLSERWKLLASPAVGDEGRRATMVLLPLLPLLPLLALASPAGAATPVTATACAAGPAGAPQIQVRVHGARSTQGNMTVTLYGSDPARFLASGGKLARQRVPVQPGGKAEACFSVSAPGIYAVAIYHDENNDHDFNLSVIGMPQEGYGFSNDAQGRFGAPSFEAVRFRVEQAGGVVPVLLRY is encoded by the coding sequence ATGCAGGGTCTCGAATATCTGTCGGAACGATGGAAGCTCTTAGCTTCTCCCGCGGTGGGTGACGAGGGGCGGCGGGCCACCATGGTCCTGCTGCCGCTGCTGCCGCTGCTGCCGCTGCTGGCGCTGGCATCGCCGGCCGGGGCGGCGACCCCGGTGACCGCGACGGCCTGTGCCGCGGGCCCGGCAGGCGCGCCGCAGATCCAGGTCCGCGTGCACGGGGCCCGCAGCACGCAGGGTAACATGACCGTGACCCTGTATGGCAGCGACCCCGCGCGCTTTCTGGCCTCTGGTGGCAAGCTGGCGCGGCAGCGTGTGCCGGTGCAGCCCGGCGGCAAGGCGGAAGCCTGCTTTTCCGTGTCTGCCCCCGGCATCTACGCGGTCGCGATCTACCACGACGAAAACAACGACCACGACTTCAACCTGTCGGTGATCGGCATGCCGCAGGAGGGCTACGGCTTCTCCAACGACGCCCAGGGCCGGTTCGGTGCGCCCTCCTTCGAGGCGGTGCGGTTCAGGGTGGAGCAGGCTGGCGGCGTGGTGCCGGTGCTGCTGCGCTACTGA